A stretch of Desulfotalea psychrophila LSv54 DNA encodes these proteins:
- a CDS encoding cold-shock protein — protein MAEGIVKWFNDAKGFGFIDQEGGDDLFVHHTSINASGFKTLEEGARVSFDIEEGQKGPAAANVTAL, from the coding sequence ATGGCTGAAGGAATTGTAAAATGGTTTAACGATGCGAAAGGTTTTGGTTTTATCGACCAAGAAGGTGGAGATGACCTTTTCGTACACCACACCAGCATCAACGCTTCTGGTTTCAAAACTCTCGAAGAAGGTGCTCGCGTATCTTTTGATATCGAGGAAGGTCAAAAAGGACCTGCAGCTGCGAACGTTACCGCACTGTAA
- a CDS encoding permease, whose protein sequence is MNWKTEWKSLGWIVAVFIACFYLPVGNPRFDNAMLEAFHLVKWYAQEHVLLCLVPAFFIAGAIGVFVSQASVMKYLGAGANKFLAYGVASVSGTILAVCSCTILPLFAGIYRMGAGLGPATAFLYSGPAINVLAIVLTANVLGPELGIARGIGAIFFSVIIGLSMAFIFRKEENKKIALQMAMPVEEASRPLWKNGLYFFSMVAILVFVNWGKPQETEGLWAAIYSAKWLVTSGFAIMFGLILVRWFKIAAWKVLAVAALVTAAALVLPAHPTFAFTIGFIGLSVITSCESGEAGEWFTSSWGFAKQILPLLLIGVLIAGALLGRVGNEGLIPSEWVARAVGGNSLRANFFASFAGAFMYFATLTEVPILQGLIGNGMGKGPALALLLAGPALSLPNMLVIRSVIGTKKTAVFVALVVVMATISGMIFGTYY, encoded by the coding sequence ATGAACTGGAAAACCGAATGGAAGAGCCTTGGTTGGATTGTGGCGGTGTTTATTGCATGCTTTTATCTGCCAGTGGGTAACCCACGATTTGACAATGCCATGCTGGAGGCCTTTCATCTGGTTAAGTGGTACGCCCAGGAACATGTTCTGCTCTGTCTTGTCCCGGCATTTTTTATCGCAGGGGCAATTGGTGTTTTTGTCAGTCAGGCGTCGGTTATGAAATACCTTGGCGCTGGAGCAAATAAGTTTCTTGCCTACGGTGTTGCCTCTGTTTCCGGTACAATTCTGGCAGTATGTTCCTGTACCATCCTTCCTCTCTTTGCCGGTATTTATCGTATGGGTGCTGGACTTGGGCCGGCCACCGCATTTCTCTATTCAGGTCCTGCCATTAATGTCCTGGCCATAGTCTTGACGGCAAATGTTCTCGGCCCTGAATTGGGCATTGCCCGTGGCATTGGTGCAATTTTCTTTAGTGTAATCATTGGCCTGTCAATGGCCTTTATTTTCAGAAAAGAGGAAAACAAGAAAATTGCCCTGCAGATGGCCATGCCGGTAGAAGAGGCAAGCCGGCCGCTCTGGAAGAACGGATTATACTTTTTTTCCATGGTGGCCATTCTTGTCTTTGTGAACTGGGGAAAGCCACAGGAAACGGAGGGGCTCTGGGCCGCAATTTACTCGGCAAAGTGGCTGGTCACCTCGGGTTTTGCCATAATGTTTGGCCTGATTTTAGTTCGCTGGTTCAAGATCGCCGCCTGGAAGGTGCTTGCTGTGGCGGCACTTGTGACAGCCGCAGCACTGGTTCTCCCGGCTCATCCAACCTTTGCCTTCACCATAGGCTTTATTGGCCTTTCAGTTATTACCAGTTGTGAAAGTGGTGAGGCAGGTGAGTGGTTTACCTCATCCTGGGGGTTTGCCAAGCAGATTTTACCGCTTCTCCTCATTGGTGTCCTCATTGCGGGAGCACTCTTGGGCAGAGTTGGTAACGAGGGTTTGATTCCCTCTGAGTGGGTGGCAAGAGCCGTTGGCGGAAACTCTCTTCGGGCAAACTTCTTTGCCTCTTTCGCTGGAGCATTTATGTACTTTGCCACCCTTACCGAGGTGCCGATCTTGCAGGGACTGATCGGTAACGGTATGGGAAAAGGTCCGGCACTTGCCCTCTTGTTGGCGGGACCTGCCCTGAGTCTGCCCAATATGTTGGTGATACGAAGTGTCATAGGCACCAAGAAGACAGCTGTCTTTGTTGCTCTGGTAGTTGTTATGGCAACGATAAGCGGTATGATTTTTGGTACATATTATTAA
- a CDS encoding cytochrome c biogenesis CcdA family protein — protein sequence MDQIFLTINSWMSQGLLLGALGCFLWGMVSVLFSPCHLASIPLIISYVAGEKRVIAGRLATIYAIVFTIGLFITIAVIGVICSLLGRMLGDVGPYMNLVVGAILLWVSLDFLGIAKCSISGGLMAKMQVRGVPGAFILGLSYGILSGSCTFGFIAPILAIITVQEQFVTGVVFIILFGLGHCMPIALAGSSAALIKSCLANSVWQRGSVIFRRLAGLCIGGLAVYFIGGPWL from the coding sequence ATGGATCAAATTTTTTTAACAATCAATAGCTGGATGAGCCAAGGCCTCTTACTGGGGGCACTTGGTTGTTTTTTATGGGGAATGGTGAGTGTGCTTTTCAGTCCCTGTCACTTAGCATCAATTCCATTAATTATCAGCTATGTTGCAGGAGAAAAGAGGGTAATAGCGGGTCGCCTGGCGACAATTTATGCCATTGTCTTTACCATCGGCCTCTTTATCACCATTGCGGTAATTGGAGTCATATGCTCATTGCTCGGCAGGATGTTGGGTGACGTCGGCCCTTATATGAATCTTGTGGTGGGGGCGATACTTCTCTGGGTCTCTCTGGATTTCTTAGGCATTGCGAAATGCTCGATTTCTGGTGGCTTGATGGCAAAGATGCAGGTTAGGGGGGTGCCAGGGGCATTTATCCTTGGTCTCTCCTACGGCATTCTCTCGGGCTCATGTACCTTTGGCTTTATTGCCCCTATACTTGCCATCATTACTGTGCAGGAACAGTTTGTTACCGGAGTGGTATTTATCATACTCTTTGGTCTTGGCCACTGTATGCCCATTGCTCTGGCGGGAAGTTCAGCTGCGCTGATAAAGAGCTGCCTCGCCAATAGTGTCTGGCAGAGGGGCAGTGTCATTTTTAGAAGGCTTGCCGGCCTCTGTATTGGTGGATTGGCTGTTTATTTCATAGGCGGCCCATGGCTTTAA
- a CDS encoding thioredoxin family protein, which produces MKIQILGPGCPKCKQLEEAAEVAAQEFGADYQIEKVSDINEIMSFGVMMTPAIAVDGEVKSVGKVLSKDEIIAFLK; this is translated from the coding sequence ATGAAAATTCAAATACTTGGACCTGGTTGTCCAAAATGTAAACAACTTGAAGAGGCGGCCGAGGTAGCGGCTCAGGAATTTGGTGCAGACTATCAGATTGAAAAAGTTTCAGATATAAATGAGATCATGAGCTTTGGGGTCATGATGACACCTGCAATTGCCGTTGATGGAGAGGTGAAGAGTGTGGGCAAGGTGCTGTCAAAGGATGAAATCATAGCCTTTTTAAAATAA
- a CDS encoding YwbE family protein, which produces MNGTKRADIQMGLKVSIVLKEDQRSGKLTEGTVKDILTKSATHPHGIKVRLESGLVGRVKAGTRQ; this is translated from the coding sequence ATTAATGGAACAAAAAGAGCCGATATCCAAATGGGCCTCAAGGTATCCATCGTACTCAAAGAAGATCAACGATCCGGAAAACTCACCGAGGGTACGGTGAAAGATATTTTAACAAAGTCTGCCACCCATCCCCATGGAATCAAGGTACGTCTAGAAAGCGGTCTGGTGGGCAGAGTGAAGGCTGGAACAAGGCAGTAG
- a CDS encoding ArsR/SmtB family transcription factor, with protein sequence MTEKQKALIEAKANVLKALGHPTRLWMSEQLADGEKCVCELAASIDADFSTVSKHLLVLKQAGVVADEKRGKQVYYSLRVPCILNFMPCVEAVIKAKAEEHLNLL encoded by the coding sequence ATGACAGAAAAACAAAAGGCATTAATAGAGGCAAAGGCAAATGTACTCAAGGCCCTGGGCCATCCCACCAGATTGTGGATGTCAGAGCAACTGGCCGATGGAGAAAAATGCGTCTGTGAGCTTGCCGCGTCAATAGATGCAGATTTTTCCACGGTCTCCAAACACCTTTTGGTGTTGAAGCAGGCTGGCGTTGTGGCAGATGAAAAACGGGGCAAACAGGTCTATTATAGCCTCAGGGTTCCCTGTATCCTGAATTTCATGCCCTGTGTTGAGGCTGTGATAAAGGCAAAGGCAGAAGAGCATTTAAACTTACTGTAG
- a CDS encoding putative zinc-binding protein: protein MLQTIPTCGCSCNSSASRLIFSCSGCHDVGDLSDRVARKMEKDGLGKMACLAGIGGRVSGLMMSAEAASAIVAIDGCALNCAQKTLSQAGFDRVTHLCLADLAFKIGGTEVTDEAIARVVQHVNDIS from the coding sequence ATGCTTCAGACAATACCAACCTGTGGGTGTAGCTGTAATAGTAGTGCTTCCAGATTAATATTTTCATGTTCCGGTTGTCATGATGTGGGGGACTTATCGGATCGTGTTGCCCGTAAGATGGAAAAAGATGGTTTGGGTAAAATGGCATGTCTGGCCGGAATTGGTGGTCGGGTCAGTGGCCTTATGATGTCTGCCGAGGCCGCATCAGCAATAGTGGCAATCGATGGTTGTGCCCTTAACTGTGCTCAAAAAACCTTGTCACAGGCTGGCTTTGACCGGGTGACTCATCTCTGCCTTGCCGATTTGGCCTTCAAAATTGGTGGTACTGAGGTGACCGATGAGGCCATTGCCAGGGTTGTTCAACATGTAAATGATATCTCATAG
- a CDS encoding cold-shock protein → MAEGIVKWFNDAKGFGFIEQEGGDDLFVHHTSINASGFKTLEEGARVSFDIEEGQKGPAAANVTAL, encoded by the coding sequence ATGGCTGAAGGAATTGTAAAATGGTTTAACGATGCGAAAGGTTTTGGTTTTATCGAGCAAGAAGGTGGAGATGACCTTTTCGTACACCACACCAGCATCAACGCTTCCGGTTTCAAAACCCTCGAAGAAGGTGCTCGCGTATCTTTTGATATCGAGGAAGGTCAAAAAGGACCTGCAGCTGCGAACGTTACCGCACTGTAA
- the can gene encoding carbonate dehydratase, producing MKTLKHLFERNLEWANKIKERDPDFFPQLSKEHSPDYLWIGCSDSRVPANQITNLPPGDVFVHRNIANVVVHTDLNCLSVLQYAVDVLKVKHIIVCGHYGCGGIKASMEDAEHGLIDNWLRHVKDVIRLNADKLKDLEPDKKFNLLCELNVIEQVTNVCNTTIVQNAWKKGAELSIHGWIYSLRNGILKDLTTCIDSREEFDRRKKKM from the coding sequence TTGAAGACATTAAAGCATCTCTTTGAGAGAAATCTGGAATGGGCCAACAAGATCAAAGAGAGGGATCCTGATTTTTTCCCCCAGCTGTCAAAAGAGCACTCTCCTGACTACCTGTGGATTGGTTGCTCAGATAGCAGAGTACCTGCAAACCAGATAACAAATTTACCACCAGGCGATGTCTTTGTTCATCGCAATATTGCAAACGTTGTCGTCCATACAGATCTCAACTGCCTTTCGGTACTACAGTATGCAGTTGACGTTTTAAAGGTGAAACACATTATTGTCTGTGGCCATTATGGTTGCGGTGGTATCAAGGCCTCCATGGAAGATGCTGAGCATGGCTTAATCGATAACTGGCTTCGTCATGTTAAAGATGTTATTCGTCTCAATGCCGACAAGCTTAAGGATCTTGAACCCGACAAAAAATTCAACCTGCTCTGTGAGCTCAATGTCATTGAACAGGTAACCAATGTCTGCAATACCACCATCGTTCAAAATGCCTGGAAAAAAGGTGCTGAACTTTCCATTCACGGTTGGATTTACAGCCTGAGAAATGGCATTTTAAAAGATTTAACTACCTGCATTGACTCAAGAGAGGAGTTTGATCGCAGAAAGAAAAAAATGTAA
- a CDS encoding DEAD/DEAH box helicase translates to MSFNTLGLSAPLLKAVAEKGYDTPSPIQAKAIPVIMEGKDVMAAAQTGTGKTAAFTLPILELLSQSKRRVQANQARVLILTPTRELAAQIGESVTTYGKGLSLTSAVIFGGVNINPQMKRLRGGVDILVATPGRLLDLHRQNAIKFNRLEILVLDEADRMLDMGFINDIRKVLAFLPKERQNLMFSATFSSSINNLARGMFNNPVEISVTPPNSTVEIIDQCIYPVDKKQKPALLIQLIRDNKWGQTLVFSKTKHGANRLVGQLQKKGINAAAIHGNKSQSARTKALAEFKNGTVQILVATDIAARGLDIDLLPHVVNFDLPHVQEDYIHRIGRTGRAGASGEAISLVCADEFALLADIERLIKKILPRKSVEGFEPVHPLPESCLNTRPFRAKSPKKNTEGRTRRQGSRPNSRGPKKPSGDK, encoded by the coding sequence ATGAGTTTTAACACCCTGGGCCTCTCCGCCCCGCTTCTTAAGGCCGTAGCCGAAAAGGGCTACGACACACCATCGCCCATTCAAGCCAAGGCGATCCCCGTGATAATGGAAGGCAAAGACGTCATGGCTGCGGCCCAAACTGGTACCGGCAAGACGGCTGCATTCACCCTGCCCATCCTGGAACTACTCTCCCAAAGTAAGCGCCGAGTCCAGGCAAATCAGGCAAGAGTACTCATCTTAACGCCCACCCGTGAACTGGCAGCCCAGATTGGTGAGAGCGTCACCACCTACGGCAAGGGTCTATCCCTGACCTCCGCCGTAATCTTTGGTGGGGTGAATATAAATCCCCAGATGAAGAGGTTGCGCGGGGGAGTTGATATTCTGGTGGCAACACCCGGTCGTCTACTCGATCTCCATCGCCAAAATGCGATAAAGTTTAACAGGTTGGAAATATTAGTCTTAGATGAGGCCGATCGAATGTTAGATATGGGCTTTATCAACGATATTAGAAAAGTTTTAGCCTTCTTACCCAAGGAACGTCAGAACCTGATGTTTTCTGCGACCTTTTCCTCTAGCATCAATAACCTCGCTCGGGGAATGTTTAACAATCCCGTCGAGATTTCAGTAACGCCACCCAATAGCACCGTAGAAATAATTGATCAGTGCATCTACCCGGTGGACAAGAAACAGAAACCAGCCCTGCTCATCCAACTCATCCGCGACAATAAATGGGGCCAGACTCTGGTCTTCAGCAAGACAAAACATGGAGCAAACCGCCTGGTAGGTCAGTTACAGAAAAAGGGCATCAATGCGGCGGCAATTCATGGCAACAAAAGCCAAAGCGCACGCACCAAGGCCCTGGCCGAATTTAAAAACGGTACTGTGCAAATTTTAGTGGCGACGGATATTGCGGCCAGGGGTCTGGACATTGACCTGCTCCCCCATGTGGTCAATTTTGACCTTCCCCATGTACAGGAAGATTATATACACCGAATTGGACGTACAGGCCGAGCAGGTGCCTCAGGGGAGGCAATCTCTTTGGTCTGCGCCGATGAGTTTGCACTACTTGCCGATATTGAAAGACTGATCAAAAAAATACTTCCACGCAAGTCCGTGGAGGGTTTTGAGCCGGTTCATCCCCTGCCTGAATCTTGTCTGAATACACGTCCATTTCGGGCTAAAAGTCCCAAAAAGAACACCGAGGGACGGACGCGCCGACAAGGTTCCAGACCTAATTCACGTGGACCCAAGAAGCCAAGTGGCGACAAATAG
- a CDS encoding thioredoxin family protein — protein sequence MLCLSVPSLSFAEGMDSKQIPVPGMVTMVDIGAKKCIPCKMMAPIIEELQVEYKDRVAVIFIDVWQNPEKGRRFAINTIPTQIFYDDKGKEVRRHVGFLDKKSIVAIYDELGVK from the coding sequence ATGCTCTGCTTATCTGTGCCCTCTCTCTCCTTCGCCGAAGGCATGGACAGTAAACAGATACCGGTGCCGGGCATGGTAACCATGGTGGATATAGGTGCCAAAAAATGTATCCCATGCAAGATGATGGCACCCATCATTGAGGAGTTGCAGGTAGAGTATAAGGATCGGGTAGCTGTGATTTTTATTGATGTTTGGCAAAATCCTGAAAAGGGCAGAAGATTTGCCATAAACACTATCCCGACTCAAATATTTTACGATGATAAGGGCAAGGAGGTGCGGCGGCACGTCGGTTTTTTGGATAAAAAATCCATAGTGGCCATCTATGATGAGCTTGGGGTTAAGTAG